TCGTCCCCGGAGCGGGGCGCCGGCGGGAAGTCGAAGCGGATCCCGCGCCTGCGGCTCGGCGCCTCGATCCGCTCGACCTTCTCGAGGGCTCGGAGGCGGGACTGGACCTGCCGCGCTTTCGTCGCCTTGTAGCGGAAGCGCTCGACGAACCGCTCGACCCGGGCAATCTCCCGTGCCTGCTGCCGGGCCGCCTCCTCGAGAGCGACTTCCCGCGCTTCGCGCTCGGCGAGGTACTCGTCGTAGTTCCCCGGATAGACGGCGAGACGGCCCCGCTCCAGCTCCACGATCCCCTTCACCATCCGGTTCAGGAAGTAGCGGTCGTGGGAGACCACGACGAACGCCCCCTCGAACGACGACAGGAACTCCTCGAGCCAGCCGATCGCCTCGAGATCGAGGTGGTTCGTCGGCTCATCGAGGAGCAGGAGGTCGGGCGAGCCGAGGAGGAGCCGGGCCAGGACCACCCGCATCCGCCACCCTCCCGACAACTCGGAGAGCGGACCGTGGAACCGCCCCTCGGGGACGCCGAGACCGCTCAGGATCGCCTTGGCGCGCGCCTCGACTCCGTCGCCCCCGAGCGCCTCGAAGCGATGCCGCGCGGCGCCGTACGCCGCGGCCACGGCCTGAAGCTCCGCGTCGACGGGTCCGAGATCGGCCATCCTCCGCTCGAGCCTCTCGAGTTCCTCTTCGAGCCGCCGGAGCTCGCCGAACCCGTCGAGCACCACGGAGAGCACGCTCCCTTCCGCGACGGTTTCCACCTCCTGGGGCAGGTAGCCGATCCTTAGCGCGGACGGGCGGCTCACTTCTCCCGCGTCGGGAGCGTCGAGGCCGGCGAGAATGCGCAGTACGGTGGTCTTCCCCGCTCCGTTGGGACCGACGAGTCCGAGGCGGGCGCCGCGCGGGATCATCCACGAGAGGCCGTCGAAGAGGATCTGGGCCCCGAACCGGCGGCGGACCCTGTCGAGTCGGATCATGCGGGAAGGGGCCCTTCCCCGGCCAAGGGGGACCTGACAGCGCGGGGCCGGCCCGCTATTGTAGAGGAGCGGTGCCTCGCCTCTCCAGGATAACGCCTCGACGAATGGAGGATGCGAGATGGGCCGAGCGCGCCCGGGAGTCCGTCGCCTCGTC
The window above is part of the Terriglobia bacterium genome. Proteins encoded here:
- a CDS encoding ABC-F family ATP-binding cassette domain-containing protein translates to MIRLDRVRRRFGAQILFDGLSWMIPRGARLGLVGPNGAGKTTVLRILAGLDAPDAGEVSRPSALRIGYLPQEVETVAEGSVLSVVLDGFGELRRLEEELERLERRMADLGPVDAELQAVAAAYGAARHRFEALGGDGVEARAKAILSGLGVPEGRFHGPLSELSGGWRMRVVLARLLLGSPDLLLLDEPTNHLDLEAIGWLEEFLSSFEGAFVVVSHDRYFLNRMVKGIVELERGRLAVYPGNYDEYLAEREAREVALEEAARQQAREIARVERFVERFRYKATKARQVQSRLRALEKVERIEAPSRRRGIRFDFPPAPRSGDDVVRGERFSKAFGETVVYRDADLLLRRGDRVALVGPNGAGKSTLLKLLAGRLLPDEGRLDLGHHVIAKYYAQHQLDALDPRSTVLEEMEKAADPGMITRLRSLLGCFLFSGEDVDKRVAVLSGGEKARLALARMLVRPANLLLLDEPTNHLDLRSREVLEDALDEYGGTLVVISHDRYFINRIATSIAEVGGGRIDLYPGDYDTFVERGRSLAAASPREAVEPSADEAAPARQLGREAKRRQAEERNQRYRERRAAERRLAPIEAEIATLEERVRELAALQADPTVLRDARRAREVGRERQDAQERLDALYARWEEIAAE